A segment of the Lolium perenne isolate Kyuss_39 chromosome 3, Kyuss_2.0, whole genome shotgun sequence genome:
GGACCGCTAGAGTTTGAGTTTGTAATTGTGTTGTTCAGTGATGTTGAGATTGTAATAATCTGCTACCTGAATTTAATGCTTCAGGTTCTTTTGGTCACTTCCAAGCAAGTAGATCTGGAGTCCATAAGGGAGGGTTGCATACACCCCTGGTGAAGGCTGGCTTTGTGGCTACCAGAATTTCAGTATGTACCATTTCTAAATTCTACTTCTAATAATTGAAAGGCATGCCATTCTTCTCTGATGCAATACTTGAACAATGTTCTAATGATGTTACATTGTTGTTTAGGTGACTTCTCTCAACCAAGAAGTCGTTAGAGCATTGGCAAGAGGTACACTACATGGAAATGAAGACTGCTGCACTTTATGCTAATAATTCAGATACATGCTTACTATGGTAACCTGTCATTATGGCCGGCTAGTGTGTTGTCACTAGTGTTCTGTTGCATGGGTATTTGAAATTCATGATTATGTTTATTCTTGTTTCTCCACTAGATCTGTGTCTGTTCCTTTGTGTTGATCTGTAATGAATTCTTTCATGGTATGGAGTTGTTACTTACAGTTGCAAGGATGCATGTCCATATATCAATAACACTAGTAATCTAGTATCTGTCATATTGATGGATTTTCAATTAAACTGACCAGTTAATGTGTCCAATTTGTGGTCTATAACAACTATTAATTTGTTAGTGTGGATCAGTTGTAAGTTATTGACTTGTTGAACTGAATATGCTTCTGCAGAAGGAATACCGTCCATTGGATTGTCACCATTTGCTTGTGGATGGTCTACTCAGCAAAGGAAGGTAAGCAAACTAGAGAATTGCCGCGTCTTTGGTAGACTACTGACATACACAGTTCTTGTGGGTCTATGTCGAATCCTGTTAACAAAGATGTATTTTGCTTATTATTTCACATATTTGCATTTGCAGCTTGTCTCAGCCAATGCTTCTCAAATCATTCAGTCGCTCCATGCTGGCTTTGTCCCTGTAAGCTGTTGCATCTAAGATTTTGAATAACTATGTCTGTAGAAATTTTCTTTGACCTAAGTTGTCAGTTTAAGTAATATAATTATCATGTGAATCATGTATGGCAAAAATGTTGTTTCTGGTTATTCGTAGCATATTCTGTAGGCATGTGTTTAATGAGCAACCTTCACCAATATTTTTGATAAGCTGAGAGGATTCACAATACTTATCGGTTGCTAACATTGCTCTGATGTGTATTTTTAAGTAATGAATTAGTTCTGAAATTTGAATTTAACTCGGACACTGCAATGTTGTAAGAATAAGGGAGGTACCACCTAACTGCCACTTGTTTCCATCTACGCATAAAAAGAACACAATGTTGCAGCTTCAGTTTTTGGTGTAGAATAATGGTCCATTGTTTCATAGGTCTTGCATGGAGATGGTGTTCTTGATGAGCTACTGGTGAGTTTAAAATTGGATTATGCCCACATTCTCGTTTAGATTCACATACAGGTTGTCCTGTACTATGGCAATCTTGTTGTTCACTTGTCCTAAGACTGATATTAGAATTAAATGACCAGGCCTGCACCATATTGAGTGGAGATGTCATTATACGCCACCTTGCACAGCTTCTGTGTCCAAAATATGTCGTATTTCTGGTACTGTTACCTTGTCTCCTTTACCATGACTTGATCATTTATTCTAACAGTGCAGCAACTTGTTGTGTTGGCTATACTTTCTTTCTTATAAGTTGATTTTGTTTTATGAGACAGCCTTCATTTTACTTAATTTGTTTGCATCAGGTGTTTCATTGTTTTATTTATGCTTAGACTTCTATGTAGCTCTCTGACAATTGAGATTTAGACAGATGTTCAGGGAGTATATGACCGTCCTCCAACTGACCCAGATGCAGTACTTCTCAGAGAGATAGGTTAGCATTCACCTGTTGTAGATCATTTTTGTAATTTCAGATTTTTAGATCTCTTTGGGAGAAAAGGGAAACATATGGATGGAAAAAACTTAACTGACCTGCTTGCTTAACAGAGGTAGATGACAATGGAGGCTGGTCTGTTGTAAAACCTGTATTACAAGGCAACAAAAGAGGAGGTACCATCTTGTCTCCCTTCCGTATATACCATAATGGTTTCATGGCACTTCTTCCTACTTATATAGTATATACTGAGGAAGGCATGCTGCTACAGGGGTTGAACATAGCAAATCGAAGATAATAATTGTATCAAACCAAAAAAGTCACACCTGATCAAAGTAGTTAGTGATGATTCCCAACTGAAAACCTTATAATCACCAAATGCATGGTCTATTGTTATGTATCATTTGAAGGAAAAAAAAGTGTATCAGTCTTTTCAACATTTTGAATGAGATGCTCTAAGAGAGTTGGCAATAATTTGGGATACTAGTGGCTGGTATGACAATCATGGTTTATTGGACTTAGAAGAGACTAAACTCATTATCCAGATTTACTGCTTGTAAACTACTCCGTACTATCACTAGTGGAAGCCTAAGATATCCTGCTATTGACTGCAGTGAAAACATCGGTAGCTGCACACGACACCACCGGAGGAATGGAGACCAAAATATTGGAAGCTGCTGCAATAGCTCGGCTCGGAGTGGATGTGTACATTACGAAGGTATTAATGTTTCCTCTAATCATCGTTAAACTTCAAAAACTCTATGGACTCTTATTCATTATGTGATATTATAGTAGAGTTTTGTTGAAGTCTCGTATCTGTGATGCAGGTTGGTACGGACGACTCCCTCAGAGCCTTAAAGGGGGATGTGGACACCAGCTCGGACGATTGGTTTGGAACTGTTATACGCTCTGCCAAGTAGATTTCTCGCCACAAATGTATTCTACGCGTTTGATTCGCAGCACCTTTTCGGTTATAGGAACTGCTGGTGAGCTTTAAGTTCGTCAGAGAACGATTTTTAGGTCACTTCCTACTGCAGAGCATCAAACTGTTGTTTCCGACGGTTGATTTTAATGGACCCAATGTTGCGAAAATGTAGAGGTTTCGCTCACCATTTGGCTGTTCGGTTTCCTTACGAGAAAATCACAGTTGATTTATTGCTCACCATTTGCTCTGGTGTGACGTGAGAGGGCTTTTTGGAATCCCCAATGgggttttattatttttgtaacttCTCGTGCTGGATGAAATAATGGTGGGTTTAAAAGGATCATCAAGTAATAGTACATTTTCAGATTAGGCTAGCCATGTGCAAACTCGTTCTGTTTTGTTCCGGAGAGGCCGGGATCCACCGATTTCAGTGTCAGGTTGGCTGGCCACGCTGGTATTCTCGAGGTAAGATTGTTCCGCAGCTGCACTGAGCACAACAAACAACACAGTACAAGCAGTGATTTTTCGTGTCAATATGCCGATTCAGCAGAAAATTTTCGTGTCAATATGAATTTTACATCCAAAGACCATGTAGCTCGTCCTACAAAAATCTACATTCAAATCCGGAAATCGTACTACGACCCAAGTATATGGCCTGAAAAGATTTGAGAGGCCGTCGCGTTCGAACCAACGACTGGCACAGGTGAGGCGGGTTTCCCGTCCGTAGCTCCCGGTCTATCCACAGCAGCGAACACCAGCGCAACTCGTTCCGTACCCACGCGCTCAGCCGCCGTCTTGCTGGGCGAACCGCGCCGTGCTTCGTCCTCATCCCTCTCCCGCAAGGCCGCCGCCCCCGGTAACCGAGCTCTCTTCCTATCCCCTCGCCCGCCTTTGATTCTTCCACTCTCCGCTCTTGTATTATCGTCCTCTCCTCCCGTCTTCATATTTAGATTCCTTCTGCTATCGTTTCCATAAGGTGTAAATATTGTTTCCTGTGAGACAGTTGATGCCGAAACGAGAAAAGTTCGGTCTCCGCAGGTGCAGTTGGGAAGAATTGCTCTTGTATGCTGGCCTGTTGGATTCCCATCCATGGAATTACCAGTAACTCTGAACATATCGACCAACATTTAGGGATTTATGCACTGTTTCTATACCCAGTCGACGGGCGGACAAAAAATCGTTCCTAACCACGCGCCCTAAAGACCCTTTCCGTCCGGCGCGGCCCAATACAGTATCTGACGCCCCGAGCCCATCCCTGCTACACAGGGGATGCTCCGGGCAAGCCGGACACAACGAGAAGTGAGGCGAGGAGACGCgggcctcgcgacggaagttattagcgcgcagtgacacacgaaCAAAGCGCCGCAACTTTGCCTTAAtagcgacggaggggcaggcgagatgtctcgtcggtgctgcgtaGCCTCTACACGTTGTCGGCATTCGCACGCCACCGCGAGTTCCCGACTTTCTTCCAGCCGCTTCTGGCCTCTTCCCGCGCTATCTTCCCGCTCTTCTGGCGACGACGGCATCTataaaaccccccccccccccccccccccgcctcaATGGCAGTCACCACAGCCGCCGGCACCCCTTTCTCCGCCGCAAGCACAAACCTCATTGCATAAACATCACTGCGCAATGATGAACCGCCCCGGTGCCGGCCAGTCCCCTCCACGACCTGAAGCACCGCAGTTCAACATCGACCCGGAAGGTGCGGAGAacgaggcgtgggaggaggcggtGCGGGCGGACACCATAGCGGTGTTCGACGCTGCCACAGCGGAAGAGGCGCAGCGGCGGCGGACGGACGAGATGGCCGAGCCGTGGCGTGCAGAGCGGCAGCGCCTGCACATGGAGCGGGAGCTCCAGTACCGTGAACGGCGGGAGGCGATTGAGCAGCGGCGGCAGGAGGCTGTGGAGCGTCAGCAGCAGGTGGTggaggagcgtcagcagcgggagTCGGCGCTGGCGGCAACAGAGGCGGCCTGGAGGCGCGGGTGGATGCGTTGGCGGCacaaatggaggaggaggaggaggacgaggcggaggaggaggaggaggacgacgacgacttcgagtggtccgacgacgacgggctgCACCTGGACGAGGCGGCGGATCAGCAACgagcgctcgtcgagtccttcgtgtcgagaagaagcttcgggacgacgcccgtgcccgcgaagacgCGCAGATTCGCCGCgccatcgagctctccctccaggcggcgcagcaggggagggcaGGCGACGACGCGCTGCTGGAGCAGCAGCGTCTGGCCTCCACCCTACACAtggagaggcggcgcgcgcagCAGGAGCTGTGGCGGAGGGGAGGtgacgacggggcggggccgtcgaacgcaccgccgggcggccagtaggttagggttagataaaatctagccgttttcattcgaacttgtaatatataatcaaatttgaatgaaaacctttatttttgtGCATTTTTATTTATTTGGGGTGCgtttttgggggacgcggctagggagcgacgtcccccaaacgctcgatccggcgccatttggggacgctttgggggacgcggctggagatgctctaaccacgGACAGTTATTCTAAATAATTCAAGTGCATTTTTGTGATTTCAAGCAACTTGTGAAAAAAAGTATAACTGAGTACCAGGCATTGTTACTTTAGGGATGTCGTTGTTTGTGTGCTCTGGTGCAGCTGTAGATACCATTGACTAGCTACTTAGGACTGTATGTGTGGTGATTGAACTGATCCAACTGTTCAACTCTGCGCTTTTCAGGCCTATCACAGGTACAATGCAAGGCATTTCTGTATGTGATTCGGTTGCCTCGCTCCATGGAACAAACTGCAGACTAGCCTGTGTTGCTAGGAGTGATCTGAGGTTATTTAACAAAATAAACTTAGTGAGTCCTGGAGCGTACGCATGGCGTTGGTGTACAGAAAAATTGCACATGAGGACCAACAGTAGAAAGATGAATACTACAGTAAGGACAAATGCTAGATGGCTGTTTGGAGGAGATGGCGGTAACAGTAACAGTAACAAGAATGCTAAGGCAAGGCTCGAGCGCAGTGAGTCTGCAAATGAAGacatcttgatcttctacttccagCTGGATCTACAAACCCGGATACAGGTGAGCGTTTGCTTCTGTGCCATCACCTCACCCAACTAATAATATTTAACGTACTCTTGGTTTTGCCAGTCAAATATCTAGAGTACAGTTTACTAATCGAATCTGGCGTCATTTCACTTTTTTCGATACTGGTACATCCAAATGCTGTGCAAGTCCAACCTCACATTTAATTACTTGGTTCTTTCCAGTATGCATTGAATATAGAGCAATTTGATGCGGCAAAGCAGTTGAGGGAGAAGCTCGCTGAGGTACATAATGACTTAACTTCCAAGGTAACTGAATTCATAGGATGGGATCTTTCTAAAGAGTCTTGTTTTGTAGATTGAAACAGAGATAACCAGGCAGCGTGAAGCTAAAAGAGGTTCATCCAAGAATGAAGCTCAGGATAAATCTCTAGATCTTCTACGTGCACGGTATGCTA
Coding sequences within it:
- the LOC127343703 gene encoding isopentenyl phosphate kinase, with amino-acid sequence MAEAATEQRSPATPRPVRCIVKLGGAAITNKGELESIDEGSLRSACAQLRQAMSSDAAPGKAMGMDWSRRPGDPADPVVDTDGFRDMAGLGIDTNFIVVHGAGSFGHFQASRSGVHKGGLHTPLVKAGFVATRISVTSLNQEVVRALAREGIPSIGLSPFACGWSTQQRKLVSANASQIIQSLHAGFVPVLHGDGVLDELLACTILSGDVIIRHLAQLLCPKYVVFLTDVQGVYDRPPTDPDAVLLREIEVDDNGGWSVVKPVLQGNKRGVKTSVAAHDTTGGMETKILEAAAIARLGVDVYITKVGTDDSLRALKGDVDTSSDDWFGTVIRSAK